One Aegilops tauschii subsp. strangulata cultivar AL8/78 chromosome 7, Aet v6.0, whole genome shotgun sequence genomic window carries:
- the LOC109767240 gene encoding beta-glucosidase 34: protein MPSSSQYAYISLYVARALSSERALTEKRMACKRQCVPTLVLVVWLAVSAAQQECNAQTRGSGKDNLTRGSFPKGFVFGTAASAYQYEGAVNVDGRGPTIWDKFAHTFGKILDFSNADVAVDHYHRFEEDIQLMADMGLDAYRFSIAWSRILPNGTGEVNQAGIVHYNKVIDALLAKEIEPYVTLYHWDLPLALEDKYNGLLDRQIINDYAAYAETCFKAFGDRVKRWITFNEPHTVAVQGYDSGIHAPGRCSVLRHLCCKQGSSGTEPYIVAHNIILAHATVSDIYRKKYKAEQNGEVGMSLDVIWYEPVSNSTANVEAAKRAQEFQLGWFADPFFFGDYPATMRSRVGERLPRFMTKEAHLVKGSLDFVGINHYTTFYTKEDHSTVIKYLLNDTLADSGSVSLPFRNGKAIGDKANSIWLYIVPGSMRRLMNYVKDRYNTPTVYITENGMDDSNSPFISLKKALKDSKRINYHNDYLTNLADSIREDGCDVRGYFVWSLLDNWEWTAGYTSRFGLYFVDYKDNLKRYPKNSVQWFKNLLASS from the exons ATGCCATCTAGCTCACAGTATGCATATATAAGTCTCTACGTCGCACGCGCGCTCTCGAGCGAGCGAGCGCTCACGGAGAAGAGGATGGCATGCAAGCGGCAATGTGTGCCGACGCTGGTGCTTGTGGTGTGGTTGGCCGTGTCGGCGGCGCAACAGGAATGCAACGCGCAGACGAGGGGGAGTGGGAAGGATAATCTGACCAGAGGGAGCTTCCCCAAGGGCTTCGTCTTCGGCACCGCAGCATCCGCCTACCAG TACGAGGGGGCCGTCAATGTGGATGGAAGAGGCCCTACAATTTGGGACAAATTCGCACACACGTTTG GGAAGATCCTTGACTTCAGCAATGCCGATGTTGCTGTTGACCACTACCACCGTTTTGAG GAGGACATTCAGCTCATGGCAGATATGGGATTGGATGCCTACAGATTCTCAATTGCATGGTCTCGGATTCTCCCAA ATGGCACCGGTGAGGTCAACCAGGCAGGCATTGTCCACTACAACAAGGTCATTGATGCACTCCTGGCAAAAG AGATTGAGCCGTATGTTACCCTCTACCACTGGGACCTTCCCCTGGCCCTGGAAGACAAGTACAATGGGTTGCTTGACAGGCAGATAAT CAACGACTACGCGGCGTATGCGGAGACGTGTTTCAAGGCGTTTGGGGACAGGGTGAAGCGCTGGATCACCTTCAACGAGCCACACACGGTGGCGGTGCAGGGCTACGACAGCGGGATCCACGCGCCGGGCCGCTGCTCCGTGCTCCGCCACCTCTGCTGCAAACAAGGGAGCTCCGGCACCGAGCCCTACATTGTCGCTCACAACATCATCCTCGCTCACGCCACGGTTTCAGACATCTATAGGAAGAAGTACAAG GCAGAGCAGAATGGAGAGGTGGGGATGTCGTTGGATGTGATATGGTACGAGCCTGTCTCAAACTCCACAGCTAATGTTGAGGCCGCGAAGAGAGCACAAGAGTTCCAGCTAGGATG GTTtgccgaccccttcttcttcggcgATTACCCGGCGACAATGAGATCGAGGGTTGGAGAAAGGCTGCCGAGGTTCATGACCAAAGAGGCCCATCTGGTGAAGGGGTCGCTGGACTTCGTGGGGATCAATCACTACACCACATTCTACACTAAGGAAGACCATTCCACTGTCATCAAATACTTGCTGAATGATACCTTGGCAGACAGCGGATCCGTCAGCCTCC CCTTCAGAAATGGGAAGGCAATTGGAGATAAG GCCAATTCAATATGGTTGTACATTGTGCCTGGCAGCATGAGGAGGCTCATGAACTATGTCAAAGATAGATACAACACTCCAACTGTCTACATCACTGAAAATG GGATGGATGACAGCAACAGCCCCTTCATCTCCCTCAAGAAGGCCCTCAAGGACTCAAAAAGGATCAACTACCACAATGACTACCTCACAAATCTAGCTGATTCTATAAG GGAGGACGGTTGCGATGTTCGCGGGTATTTTGTGTGGTCTCTTCTCGACAATTGGGAGTGGACTGCTGGATAcacctcgagattcgggttgtaCTTCGTGGACTACAAGGATAACCTCAAGAGATACCCCAAGAACTCAGTCCAGTGGTTCAAGAATTTGTTGGCATCTTCCTGA